The window ACAAGTAGAGATGAGATCGCGTGCGACATGAGTGCGAAACGCGATAAGTTGGGGAGTATTATTAAGCTCTGGCCTTCTCTTCCGAGTTCTGCCCGAGATTTGCGGTAACTTCATTACACACTCAGTCACATTCACCGTTATCGCACACTTGCCTCTCTTGCGAATCGTTAGTCATCCGCGCAGTCAGATGTGCCGAGCAAGCCTGTGATGCTGGTCACGGCCAAGGCTGTTGTGATCAACTAAGTTACAGAACAGCTGACTCGTTCGACCTTGTGTTCTGGACCTCCAGCGCACGCGCCAAGTGCAACCTCCACTTTCTTTTCATATTAAATAGCTGATTCTCCAGCGTGGGTTGCTTTTTTTCTCTGACATGCCTTCCGAAGCTGAGTATCCATTCCTTCAATCACACGCTACAGGAGAACGAGCTTGTTTAGGACATCCTATCTCAGGCACCACCGACCAGTAAGCATGCCGAGCGCGCTGCGCAAGCCTAAGCCGCCTAATCAAGAGCTGCTACTACGATGGTTCAAGGCGCAGTCACAACTCTTGGCTGAAGAACGAaaggaagagcaagctCAGTCGAAGCTTGTTCTCTCCAGAACGGCGCCTAAACTTCTCGAGAAGCACGGTcttgcgctgctcagcttggGTGTCGCTTCGATCCGCATCGGTGTAGGCGCCAAGCTTCTGGTAGAACTCGAAAGACCTTCAGCACATCACATGTCGCCCAAGTTTCCACCTCATACCTTCCGCTCCGGAGATCTGGCGGCAATACTAGATAATGGTGCCGATCCACAAGCCACGAATGATACATGTCTGCTTCAAGGCGTTGTGTACAAGGTCAGTGATGCACGGATCGTGTTGGCACTCAGTGATGATAAGAAACGTGGTGTGCCAAAAGATAACACGCAAATTGGACAGAACAAGCGCGATGCGAGGAGAGGCGAGAACGATAAAGTCTCAGGGAACAACCTTGACCTTCCGGAGCGTATCAGGCTCGTAAAGGTAGCCAACGAAAGCACCTTTGACCGTCTGGAATTaacgctcgacaagctggCCAAGGCGCTTGATGTACCCCTCTCTGCTCCATTGGACTCAAACGCCGACACCTCAGCTGAAGAGACCGAGGCCACCCAaacctcgtcatcctcaacgacgagcgcaaCAAGCCTCACACGAAGCCTGTTCGGCCTCTTGGAGCCGACATGGCATGAAACAGATCTTCCTCTGCCCCCTTTCAACCCTAACCTCAACGATACTCAGCTCAACGCCATTCGGCACGCGCTCTCCGCTAACCACTTCTCGCTCATCCATGGTCCTCCAGGAACAGGAAAAACAACAGCTATCGTCGAATTGATCATGCAGATCGTTGCGTCTAACTTTGGCGCCGTAGATGACGGAGCTCCGGTTCGGGTTCTCGTTTGCGGAGCCTCGAACCTGGCAGTGGACAACATCCTCGAACGGCTTGTAGGCGTACCTGAACATCGCGAAGTGTTCAAGAAGAAAGGTATCGGCGTCACTCGGATCGGACATCCTGCTCGTGTTGTCGCCAATCTCCAAAAATTTACTCTGGACGCGCAGTGCACGCAGTCATCTGAAGCGCAACTGGTCAAGGACATCAGCAAGGAAATTGAAAGCATTATGAGCGAGCTCAAGCCTACCGCTGCTCCGGCAGGGAACAAATCGACCAGGGGCAAACCTAAGATACGTGGACATGATCGCAGAAAGCGGTGGGAGGAGGTGCGAGAGTTGCGAAAAGAGTACAGACGGCGTGATCGGCAGGTGACGAGGAGCGTGCTTGATAGAGCTCAGGTCGTGCTTGCTACATGCCACACAGCTGGAGGCAAACAATTGGCGCACCGGCAGTATGATTGGGTGATCATCGATGAAGCGTGCCAAGCATTGGAGGTTGCATGCTGGATTCCGATTCTGAAGGCAAGAGAGGGTGCGAGGTTGGTATTGGCCGGCGAtcatctgcagctgccgccgacGGTCAAGGCGACTGTCCATGGACCTCGAAGTAAGCGCAGCAAGCCAAACGTTTCGGGCCGAGACAAGGCGGGCGGCgtcaagagcaaagacTTGACTGATTCTCCTGCCAAGTCGGAGGGAGAAGCAGATCATATGGATGCCGACCAGGATTGCGTCGACTCGGATGCTGATGAATCAGAGCTCGTCAAAAAGTTGGTAGACGCTTCGCACGACAACTCTGCTCGCACCCAGCtacgcgtaccgcggtcACTCGAGAGGACGCTCTTCTCGCGTCTTCTCGGCCTTTACGGTCCAGGCATCAAATCGCTCCTTTCGATCCAATACCGCATGAACACTGAAATCATGTCGTTCCCAAATACCGAGCTGTACGAATCAAAGCTTTCCGCGCACGCCTCGTGTGCCAACATCTGGGTTTGCGACCTCGAAAACGTTTCAACTTGCGACGGACTagacgaagacgagcaagagctgTATGCGCCTGTCGTGTTCTACGATACGTCCGGATGCGAATTCTACGAGAGCTCACCTGCGCCTCAAGAAAGTGTCATGCTCACTGATAGCAAATCCAACATGCACGAAGTTGGACTGATCATCCAGCATCTGGAGCAGCTGTTTGCACGTGGGGTGCATGCTCGGCAGGTGACGATCTTGACTCCGTACTCTGCGCAGGTATCACTTTTGCATTCAATGATCCGATTGCACCGCTTCTCAGGCCGTATCGCTAGCGCTGTCGTCAACGCAGAGGAGATCGAATTAGGTACCATCGATTCAATGCAAGGCAGGGAAAAGGATGTGGTGCTCATCAGCTTGGTCAGAAGCAACGCCGAACAGCAGGTCGGTTTTCTGGCGCAGAAAAAGAGACTCAATGTGGCCATCACCAGAGCAAAGAGACAGCTGGTGCTCGTGGGTGATGCAGACACTATCAGTGGCGCCAAGGATCTACCAGACAGCTTCCTGCCTAACTACATGCGCTGGTTAGAAGAAAATGCCGTGGTTTATCCTGTCGTTGCCACAATCTAGCCTTGCACtcgcacacgcacacacacacacagcaatcgtgaatcatcaTGAACGGCTAGACTTCTGTCCAGATCGCGCTGTGAAGATCGACTACAAACGTCACTCTAGCCTCGATCAATTCGCAAGCGCGCCACTATCTCGTTGATGCATCCCTATCCAAGAGCACTGAGCGCCACTTATTCTCGgccacctcgagcttgctccTCGGGACCCTGAGATTCGCAATCGCCCTAAAGGACATGGTTGCCATGATGGCGTTTTCGGCGAGCTTTCCATCGAGGATGTCGTGCTCGAACTTGACCAACATATCGAatcgctcgtcatcgtcttgctggCTGTAAGCCCACAGTGTATTCACTGCTTGGCTCGCCTGGGTTTCAAAATGGCTGAGCGATGTGCTTACCTCGTTCGCTCGCGCACGGATCGGCGCTGGACCAGCGCAGAGCAAGTGAGGCAGCAGTTTGGCCGCCTCAAGTTGGACGGCTCCCAATCGATCTTTGAGAAGCTTTTGAACCGAAGTATAGAGATAATCTTGCTCAAAGATGGAGCCTTTCTTGCCGCCAGCTTTGGCacgttgctgcttcttgttgaGTTTGGCTTGCTTCTTGCGACTGCCGGACTTGGTGCTGAAGGTGGCGAGCGACGATTGTTGCGATGCAATGGATGCAGCACGGGTATAGCGCGTGAACTGCGTCATCTGCGTCGACGTATCCGACTGAACGTCCAGGTTGTCCAGTGCAGCGTCATTCTCATCGGCGTAAAAGTGGGCGCCTTGAGCGAGTGCAAGCGCACGTTTTTCTCGCAATTCGCGAATccgaccaagctgcttgtgGAGCTGCTCGGACATCTCGCCGATGTCGTCAATCAACGTCGATGCGGCTTCTATAAGCAGTGGGTGCAGAGTCACTTGGTTCAGATCGTGTCGCGAGTACGTGGTGAGGATTCGACGTGCTTCTGAAAATTCTCCACCGCGACAGAGAAGGCTCACGGCCTGTTCGACGTCGCGGATGTAGTCGAGACAGATGCGCGCCGCCTGCGTAAATTGTCGCGAGCTCTCTAGCTCGTCAACGAAGCTCTTGGCCATGGCGACGATCTCTGCCGGAGCAAGCTTTTCAACAAACGCAAGCCGTATGGCCTGCGTCCAATTCGTGCTCTCTCGATACGCTTCAAGCGCTTTTCGATTCTTGCCTGCAAGCTGAAACGCCGCGCCCGCATCGTCGAACTTGCGCCTTGTCAATAGATATTCGCCGAACAGCTCGTATGCGTCTCGCAGTCGACTCGCTCCATCGGCAGCGTACAGCTCGATCGCTTCGTGGTACAATCTGTGCTTATCCGCGTACCGCAGAGCGTCTTTGTGATGCGCGACTCCCGCCTTCACCAGCCAAGACAACGCCTTGACATGACGACCCAAATGATCGTCAATGCGGAACCTTTGGTACTCGACCGGCGAAAGGCTACGAAGTTCTCGCAAAAAGGGCAAGTACTCGCGTGGATCTTTGCGCTTGGCATGCTGCGCGATCATCAGCGTCAGCGTGTAGTCGTACATGCCCAATGCGACATCAAAGAGCTTATCAGCGTCGGCAAGGAAGATGATGTACTTGACCGCTTCCTCGGCTGTTTCCGGGTCGGACTCTTTGAGCCGTAGAAGGAGAGAGAGCCCAGCTTCGTAGTCGGCGGGCACTTTGCGTACGTGCGTTGTCAGGATGGATTGAACGTACTTGCGAGAATCaagctcttcgagctcgacgcgGATGGCATCGCAGACTTTGTTAACTTTACTTTGCGTAGTCGCcgtggctgttgctgacAACGGAGACGGGTCAGAAGCGGATGTTTGCGAACTGAGAGGCTTGTATAGCGTTCTTGTGACGTCCTCGTCTCGCAAACCGGACAAAAACAGATTCAGGTAGTCGACGTCTGCCACTTGGCGGACAAAAGTAGCCACATTTCGCATGAAAGCTTCGGGATCATGATCGTAGAGAATGTTGACGTCCATTCGGTGCGTACGACAGATGCGAAAAGCAGGACCGTAGCGTTGAGCATCGATGTTGCGGCGCACGACTTCGAGTACCAGCGGTCGGGGATAAATGGTCTCCAGATTGCCACGAGGCATCTGTAGGATTAGCGACATGGCCGAGGGTACCGCCGTGACAATTCGACTGCcgcgctcgactcgacggCCCAGGTCGACAGCCTCTGAGCCTGATGCATCTCGCCCGCCTTCTGCCGCTGTCCACCCAAGCGAAGTGAGCGGCAGAAACCTCGCCTCGTGCGATGTGTTGGTCCACACCAGGAAGCTGCCTAC of the Mycosarcoma maydis chromosome 2, whole genome shotgun sequence genome contains:
- a CDS encoding uncharacterized protein (related to HCS1 - DNA helicase A), coding for MPSALRKPKPPNQELLLRWFKAQSQLLAEERKEEQAQSKLVLSRTAPKLLEKHGLALLSLGVASIRIGVGAKLLVELERPSAHHMSPKFPPHTFRSGDLAAILDNGADPQATNDTCLLQGVVYKVSDARIVLALSDDKKRGVPKDNTQIGQNKRDARRGENDKVSGNNLDLPERIRLVKVANESTFDRLELTLDKLAKALDVPLSAPLDSNADTSAEETEATQTSSSSTTSATSLTRSLFGLLEPTWHETDLPLPPFNPNLNDTQLNAIRHALSANHFSLIHGPPGTGKTTAIVELIMQIVASNFGAVDDGAPVRVLVCGASNLAVDNILERLVGVPEHREVFKKKGIGVTRIGHPARVVANLQKFTLDAQCTQSSEAQLVKDISKEIESIMSELKPTAAPAGNKSTRGKPKIRGHDRRKRWEEVRELRKEYRRRDRQVTRSVLDRAQVVLATCHTAGGKQLAHRQYDWVIIDEACQALEVACWIPILKAREGARLVLAGDHLQLPPTVKATVHGPRSKRSKPNVSGRDKAGGVKSKDLTDSPAKSEGEADHMDADQDCVDSDADESELVKKLVDASHDNSARTQLRVPRSLERTLFSRLLGLYGPGIKSLLSIQYRMNTEIMSFPNTELYESKLSAHASCANIWVCDLENVSTCDGLDEDEQELYAPVVFYDTSGCEFYESSPAPQESVMLTDSKSNMHEVGLIIQHLEQLFARGVHARQVTILTPYSAQVSLLHSMIRLHRFSGRIASAVVNAEEIELGTIDSMQGREKDVVLISLVRSNAEQQVGFLAQKKRLNVAITRAKRQLVLVGDADTISGAKDLPDSFLPNYMRWLEENAVVYPVVATI